From Pseudomonas sp. B21-028, one genomic window encodes:
- a CDS encoding antimicrobial resistance protein Mig-14 produces MLSHWRVWRESGWTPIDATAYAQVWRAFGGSVATHPEVVERLAGLVGIPVRYLGWFVDGHLCAGMPTWGRHVALSKDVLKREGKRCMLDLGNAEIILPVAEEARVRVRHRMRYVSSLNATCLSGLSEQPEGLALARAPEDYSKKFRYNQRREQRLLEDAGGIVRPMLELSASEQARIYAELFQRRWNFEAPGKVHLAEVFSLMREFMTGSLIYLNDEPVAIQILYRVESPKWVSLEYINGGVDPQSRDFSPGSVLSFVNTQTAWEQARALGKPLRYSFGRADREYKDRWCHRVAVYQV; encoded by the coding sequence ATATTGAGTCACTGGCGGGTCTGGCGGGAGAGTGGTTGGACCCCCATCGATGCAACGGCTTACGCTCAGGTCTGGCGGGCCTTCGGCGGCAGTGTGGCGACGCACCCCGAGGTGGTAGAGCGTCTGGCGGGGCTAGTGGGCATTCCCGTGCGCTACTTGGGCTGGTTCGTCGACGGACACCTGTGTGCGGGCATGCCGACTTGGGGCCGTCACGTGGCCTTGTCCAAGGATGTGCTCAAGCGCGAAGGCAAGCGTTGCATGCTTGACCTGGGCAATGCCGAAATCATTCTTCCGGTGGCCGAAGAGGCAAGGGTCCGAGTCAGGCATCGCATGCGTTACGTGTCGTCGCTCAACGCTACATGCCTCAGCGGCCTTTCCGAACAACCTGAAGGTCTGGCGCTGGCTCGCGCTCCTGAGGATTACAGCAAAAAATTCCGCTACAACCAGCGCCGTGAACAGCGCTTGCTGGAGGACGCCGGCGGCATTGTCCGCCCGATGTTGGAGCTCAGTGCCAGCGAGCAGGCGCGTATCTACGCAGAGCTGTTCCAGCGCCGCTGGAATTTCGAAGCCCCAGGCAAGGTGCATCTGGCCGAGGTGTTCAGCCTGATGCGCGAGTTCATGACAGGCTCGCTGATTTACCTGAACGACGAGCCGGTGGCGATACAGATCCTTTACCGGGTCGAGTCGCCCAAGTGGGTAAGCCTGGAATACATCAATGGCGGGGTAGACCCACAGAGCCGCGATTTCAGCCCCGGTAGTGTGCTCAGCTTTGTAAACACCCAAACGGCTTGGGAGCAGGCCCGGGCGTTGGGCAAACCATTACGTTATTCGTTCGGTCGTGCCGATCGCGAATACAAGGATCGCTGGTGTCATCGGGTTGCGGTCTATCAGGTTTGA
- the cysC gene encoding adenylyl-sulfate kinase — MSKVSSRQSPAQSCAQTVSPQARATIKSQRPQCFWLTGLSGAGKSTLANALELRLHEQGLHTSLLDGDLLRQGLCRGLGMDAESRRENIRRIAEVARLMVDAGLIVIVAAISPFRADREAARQLFAQGVFLEVYVSTPFEVCSQRDPKGLYREARAGRIKNFTGLDSPYEAPLAPDCQINTCEVELAEACEQLLALLRR; from the coding sequence ATGTCAAAGGTATCGTCGCGGCAGTCGCCTGCTCAGTCATGCGCGCAGACGGTCTCCCCGCAGGCTCGGGCGACCATCAAGTCTCAACGACCGCAGTGTTTCTGGCTGACCGGGCTATCCGGGGCGGGCAAGTCTACATTGGCTAACGCGCTGGAATTACGGTTACACGAACAAGGCTTGCATACGTCCCTGCTCGACGGCGACCTCCTGCGCCAGGGGTTGTGCCGAGGGTTGGGGATGGATGCCGAGTCCCGTCGGGAGAATATTCGGCGTATCGCTGAGGTGGCACGGCTCATGGTCGACGCCGGCCTGATCGTCATCGTTGCGGCGATCTCCCCCTTTAGAGCGGACCGTGAGGCCGCTCGGCAATTATTTGCCCAGGGGGTTTTTCTTGAAGTTTATGTAAGCACACCTTTCGAGGTCTGTTCCCAGCGTGACCCCAAGGGACTGTACCGGGAGGCGCGCGCGGGACGGATCAAAAACTTTACTGGGCTCGACAGCCCTTACGAAGCGCCGCTTGCACCGGACTGCCAGATCAATACTTGTGAGGTTGAGCTGGCCGAGGCCTGTGAGCAGCTATTGGCGCTGCTGCGGCGCTGA
- a CDS encoding PIG-L deacetylase family protein, whose protein sequence is MSGRKQQLLKRHRRRKRLTLAGMLLVASLLGLFVSWVLLPLFLLLVWIAHEAWFSDHLFYAPEDDYRYEFPPGTPNFPVILRDGLLQVTDEFDTQQTLILQVRVRSQWLGRFLDPQVWIGDDRQDLERGVAGERFLNLTGQDVGLIAGTLSLRGRYCTLASNAILYVLSNPDFGQQRLLVVAPHADDAELAAFGLYSRASDVTIVTLTQGEIEAEHYRDMGLDATAAARLKGRLRSWDSLSVPLWGGVPQQQCVQLGYYCLRLDAMAQAPQQSFGSLESGESDIRNVRRFNSLSLPGDVDGEPTWHNLVADLAYLLEHHRPDAVLTSHPELDPHSDHVASTRALMEAIELGSWRPRTLLLYANHLHDNDRWPMGPAGYGIALPPAIEPLPADGLWSPVLDESVRMDKAMALGMQHDLQGRPPFKRRLRRMIQRLLAGRRWPRTGEDEFFRKAVRRHELFWVRALDVQQLDDH, encoded by the coding sequence ATGAGCGGACGCAAGCAGCAACTTCTCAAGCGCCATCGTCGACGCAAGCGCCTAACGCTGGCCGGCATGCTGCTGGTGGCGTCATTGTTGGGTCTTTTCGTTTCCTGGGTTTTGTTGCCGCTGTTCCTGTTGCTGGTCTGGATCGCACATGAAGCGTGGTTTTCCGACCATTTGTTCTATGCGCCTGAGGACGATTATCGCTATGAATTTCCCCCAGGTACGCCGAATTTTCCCGTTATCTTGAGGGACGGTCTACTGCAAGTCACGGACGAGTTCGATACGCAACAGACCCTGATCCTTCAAGTACGAGTCAGGAGCCAATGGCTGGGTCGGTTCCTGGATCCTCAAGTTTGGATCGGTGATGATCGGCAGGATCTGGAGCGTGGTGTGGCGGGGGAGCGTTTCCTCAACCTGACTGGACAGGATGTCGGACTGATTGCTGGTACCTTGAGTCTGCGTGGACGCTATTGCACTCTCGCGTCTAATGCAATCTTGTACGTGTTGAGCAATCCGGACTTTGGCCAGCAACGCCTGCTGGTCGTTGCGCCTCATGCCGATGATGCTGAGCTGGCGGCTTTTGGCCTTTATAGTCGGGCGTCGGACGTGACGATTGTGACGCTTACTCAGGGGGAGATCGAGGCTGAGCATTATCGCGACATGGGTCTGGATGCTACCGCGGCTGCTCGCCTCAAGGGCCGTCTGCGTAGTTGGGACAGCCTGTCTGTCCCTCTATGGGGGGGCGTCCCCCAACAACAATGCGTGCAGTTGGGCTACTACTGTTTGCGACTGGATGCGATGGCGCAAGCTCCGCAGCAGAGCTTCGGCTCCCTGGAGTCAGGCGAAAGCGATATTCGTAATGTGCGTCGGTTCAATAGCTTGAGTTTGCCGGGCGACGTCGATGGCGAGCCCACTTGGCATAATCTGGTGGCCGATCTGGCGTATCTGCTCGAGCATCACCGGCCCGACGCAGTGCTAACGTCTCATCCCGAGCTGGATCCTCATAGCGACCATGTCGCCAGCACTCGAGCGTTGATGGAGGCAATTGAGCTTGGTAGCTGGCGCCCGCGTACGCTGTTGCTCTACGCTAATCACTTACATGACAATGATCGTTGGCCCATGGGCCCTGCTGGGTACGGTATTGCCTTGCCGCCGGCCATCGAGCCGTTGCCGGCCGATGGGTTATGGAGTCCTGTGCTGGACGAGTCAGTCCGGATGGACAAGGCAATGGCCTTGGGTATGCAACATGATCTACAAGGCCGTCCGCCATTCAAGAGACGGTTGCGCCGAATGATTCAGCGATTATTGGCCGGGCGTCGCTGGCCTCGCACCGGGGAAGATGAGTTTTTCCGCAAGGCAGTACGCCGGCATGAGCTTTTCTGGGTGCGAGCCTTGGATGTCCAGCAACTGGATGATCATTGA